A single genomic interval of Natator depressus isolate rNatDep1 chromosome 14, rNatDep2.hap1, whole genome shotgun sequence harbors:
- the LOC141999089 gene encoding C-type lectin domain family 2 member D-like, with product MSPVLESAILSETEKMWNGLYPAEKIKPNPLLASHVTQMKPNGTTHVTIPPKDGESSKIYPAGLLSRLISQARRWAVLNMVLVLILTITVITLIITLIALSAKKSEPCSAGPACPDGWIGYLGKCYYFSETEGDWTYSQNNCSALGASLAVIDTQQEMDFMMRYKDIPNYWIGLRRDLNQPWKWVSGTEFSNWFKIAGGGSCAFLNSGDISSSGCSREGRWICSKPVEKTEGRAQ from the exons ATGTCCCCTGTTTTGGAGTCCGCAATTCTTTCGGAGACAGAAAAGATGTGGAACGGGTTGTATCCTGCTGAGAAAATAAAGCCAAATCCACTCCTGGCTTCCCATGTAACCCAAATGAAACCAAATGGAACAACTCATGTGACCATCCCACCAAAGGATGGAGAGAGCAGCAAAATCTACCCTGCAG GTTTGCTCTCTAGGTTGATATCACAGGCACGTCGCTGGGCAGTTCTGAACATGGTTCTCGTTCTCATCCTGACCATCACTGTCATCACCCTCATCATTACCCTCATCGCCCTGTCAG CAAAGAAATCTGAGCCGTGTTCAGCtggtcctgcctgcccagatgGCTGGATCGGGTACCTGGGGAAGTGTTACTATTTCTCAGAGACTGAAGGAGACTGGACCTACAGCCAGAATAACTGCTCTGCACTTGGTGCCTCCCTGGCCGTGATTGACACccagcaggaaatg GATTTCATGATGCGCTATAAAGACATCCCCAACTATTGGATCGGCCTCCGGAGGGACCTGAACCAGCCCTGGAAATGGGTCAGTGGCACCGAATTCAGCAACTG GTTTAAAATAGCAGGAGGAGGGTCGTGTGCTTTTCTGAACAGCGGCGATATTTCCAGTTCAGGCTGCTCCAGAGAGGGACGCTGGATCTGCAGCAAACCAGTGGAGAAAACAGAAGGCAGAGCACAGTGA